One part of the Ornithorhynchus anatinus isolate Pmale09 chromosome 21, mOrnAna1.pri.v4, whole genome shotgun sequence genome encodes these proteins:
- the CCDC188 gene encoding coiled-coil domain-containing protein 188 isoform X1, whose translation MKDSRNSPARDHHPAVASGGLHTVSVSLAELRQTIRELERELANRTLQEEKSWAAGSRGPSYSWAGFVRQAEGPLERATARFLLLSHSQWLSAALCMVGHPGTCPQCPPPRCAECHLPCPPTDGPAAPEAGVPGKEGDHLRGAGGREHGPGLSSRTVSQRPESQTRRRGGAAGDGGAAAHNASRTNPRPGPVASRSTRVNSRAHARNRPPGNGGAGHLGALGEERWSRPHGQESAVAGLQAAPAVWGVLDGLLHPDRAPCAVGGAGPPAAQQGHRVASPGLLHTLLAPGGRRPPAVLARGGRREPLSVCLQGQPGVRVPEDDTLERMGLLGRGGQEGHGILEGRPDGPRRLPAALDPRSQPPSSLQSSWTGT comes from the exons ATGAAGGACTCCAGGAACTCCCCGGCCAGAGACCA CCACCCGGCCGTCGCGAGCGGAGGGCTCCACACAGTTAGCGTCTCGCTGGCCGAACTAAGGCAGACCATAAGGGAGCTGGAGCGGGAGTTGGCGAACCGGACCCTG CAGGAGGAAAAAAGTTGGGCCGCCGGGAGCCGTGGACCTTCCTACTCCTGGGCCGGCTTCGTCCGCCAGGCAGAG GGGCCTCTGGAGAGGGCGACCGCCCGGTTCCTACTGCTGTCCCATTCCCAGTGGCTGTCTGCAGCCCTCTGCATGGTCGGTCACCCTGGGACCTGTCCCCAGTGCCCACCTCCACGGTGCGCTGAGtgccacctcccctgcccccccacagaCGGACCTGCAGCACCTGAGGCAGGAGTTccagggaaagaaggagatcatctcaGAG GTGCAGGCGGCCGTGAGCACGGTCCAGGCCTCTCTAGCCGAACAGTCTCTCAGCGTCCAG aatCTCAGACAAGGCGTCGGGGAGGCGCTGCAGGAGATGGAGGCGCTGCAGCTCACAATGCAAGC AGAACAAACCCAAGACCAGGCCCTGTGGCCTCAAGATCGACACGTGTCAACTCCCGCGCCCACGCCAGAAACCGTCCTCCTGGAAATGGTG GGGCAGGGCATCTCGGCGCtctgggagaagagaggtggagtCGGCCGCATGGTCAG GAGAGCGCAGTGGCTGGGCTCCAGGCTGCTCCTGCTGTTTGGGGTGTCCTGGACGGCCTTCTACATCCTGATCGTGCACCCTGCGCTGTTGGAGGGGCTGGTCCCCCCGCTGCTCAGCAAGGGCACCGTGTGGCGAGTCCGGGGCTTCTTCACACCCTTCTTGCGCCTGGAGGTCGACGACCTCCTGCCGTTTTAGCCCGGGGCGGGCGGCGTGAG cccctctctgtctgtctgcAGGGCCAACCGGGCGTCCGAGTCCCTGAAGACGACACACTAGAGAGAATGGGATTATTGGgcagaggggggcaggaggggcacgGGATCCTGGAGGGGAGGCCGGACGGCCCTCGGCGCCTGCCCGCGGCTCTTGACCCCCGCTCACAGCCTCCAAGCAGCCTGCAGAGCAGCTGGACTGGAACATGA
- the CCDC188 gene encoding coiled-coil domain-containing protein 188 isoform X2: MKDSRNSPARDHHPAVASGGLHTVSVSLAELRQTIRELERELANRTLQEEKSWAAGSRGPSYSWAGFVRQAEGPLERATARFLLLSHSQWLSAALCMVGHPGTCPQCPPPRCAECHLPCPPTDGPAAPEAGVPGKEGDHLRGAGGREHGPGLSSRTVSQRPESQTRRRGGAAGDGGAAAHNASRTNPRPGPVASRSTRVNSRAHARNRPPGNGGAGHLGALGEERWSRPHGQESAVAGLQAAPAVWGVLDGLLHPDRAPCAVGGAGPPAAQQGHRVASPGLLHTLLAPGGRRPPAVLARGGRREGQPGVRVPEDDTLERMGLLGRGGQEGHGILEGRPDGPRRLPAALDPRSQPPSSLQSSWTGT; encoded by the exons ATGAAGGACTCCAGGAACTCCCCGGCCAGAGACCA CCACCCGGCCGTCGCGAGCGGAGGGCTCCACACAGTTAGCGTCTCGCTGGCCGAACTAAGGCAGACCATAAGGGAGCTGGAGCGGGAGTTGGCGAACCGGACCCTG CAGGAGGAAAAAAGTTGGGCCGCCGGGAGCCGTGGACCTTCCTACTCCTGGGCCGGCTTCGTCCGCCAGGCAGAG GGGCCTCTGGAGAGGGCGACCGCCCGGTTCCTACTGCTGTCCCATTCCCAGTGGCTGTCTGCAGCCCTCTGCATGGTCGGTCACCCTGGGACCTGTCCCCAGTGCCCACCTCCACGGTGCGCTGAGtgccacctcccctgcccccccacagaCGGACCTGCAGCACCTGAGGCAGGAGTTccagggaaagaaggagatcatctcaGAG GTGCAGGCGGCCGTGAGCACGGTCCAGGCCTCTCTAGCCGAACAGTCTCTCAGCGTCCAG aatCTCAGACAAGGCGTCGGGGAGGCGCTGCAGGAGATGGAGGCGCTGCAGCTCACAATGCAAGC AGAACAAACCCAAGACCAGGCCCTGTGGCCTCAAGATCGACACGTGTCAACTCCCGCGCCCACGCCAGAAACCGTCCTCCTGGAAATGGTG GGGCAGGGCATCTCGGCGCtctgggagaagagaggtggagtCGGCCGCATGGTCAG GAGAGCGCAGTGGCTGGGCTCCAGGCTGCTCCTGCTGTTTGGGGTGTCCTGGACGGCCTTCTACATCCTGATCGTGCACCCTGCGCTGTTGGAGGGGCTGGTCCCCCCGCTGCTCAGCAAGGGCACCGTGTGGCGAGTCCGGGGCTTCTTCACACCCTTCTTGCGCCTGGAGGTCGACGACCTCCTGCCGTTTTAGCCCGGGGCGGGCGGCGTGAG GGCCAACCGGGCGTCCGAGTCCCTGAAGACGACACACTAGAGAGAATGGGATTATTGGgcagaggggggcaggaggggcacgGGATCCTGGAGGGGAGGCCGGACGGCCCTCGGCGCCTGCCCGCGGCTCTTGACCCCCGCTCACAGCCTCCAAGCAGCCTGCAGAGCAGCTGGACTGGAACATGA
- the CCDC188 gene encoding coiled-coil domain-containing protein 188 isoform X3, which translates to MKDSRNSPARDHRRKKVGPPGAVDLPTPGPASSARQRGLWRGRPPGSYCCPIPSGCLQPSAWSVTLGPVPSAHLHGALSATSPAPPQTDLQHLRQEFQGKKEIISEVQAAVSTVQASLAEQSLSVQNLRQGVGEALQEMEALQLTMQAEQTQDQALWPQDRHVSTPAPTPETVLLEMVGQGISALWEKRGGVGRMVRRAQWLGSRLLLLFGVSWTAFYILIVHPALLEGLVPPLLSKGTVWRVRGFFTPFLRLEVDDLLPF; encoded by the exons ATGAAGGACTCCAGGAACTCCCCGGCCAGAGACCA CAGGAGGAAAAAAGTTGGGCCGCCGGGAGCCGTGGACCTTCCTACTCCTGGGCCGGCTTCGTCCGCCAGGCAGAG GGGCCTCTGGAGAGGGCGACCGCCCGGTTCCTACTGCTGTCCCATTCCCAGTGGCTGTCTGCAGCCCTCTGCATGGTCGGTCACCCTGGGACCTGTCCCCAGTGCCCACCTCCACGGTGCGCTGAGtgccacctcccctgcccccccacagaCGGACCTGCAGCACCTGAGGCAGGAGTTccagggaaagaaggagatcatctcaGAG GTGCAGGCGGCCGTGAGCACGGTCCAGGCCTCTCTAGCCGAACAGTCTCTCAGCGTCCAG aatCTCAGACAAGGCGTCGGGGAGGCGCTGCAGGAGATGGAGGCGCTGCAGCTCACAATGCAAGC AGAACAAACCCAAGACCAGGCCCTGTGGCCTCAAGATCGACACGTGTCAACTCCCGCGCCCACGCCAGAAACCGTCCTCCTGGAAATGGTG GGGCAGGGCATCTCGGCGCtctgggagaagagaggtggagtCGGCCGCATGGTCAG GAGAGCGCAGTGGCTGGGCTCCAGGCTGCTCCTGCTGTTTGGGGTGTCCTGGACGGCCTTCTACATCCTGATCGTGCACCCTGCGCTGTTGGAGGGGCTGGTCCCCCCGCTGCTCAGCAAGGGCACCGTGTGGCGAGTCCGGGGCTTCTTCACACCCTTCTTGCGCCTGGAGGTCGACGACCTCCTGCCGTTTTAG
- the CCDC188 gene encoding coiled-coil domain-containing protein 188 isoform X4: MKDSRNSPARDHHPAVASGGLHTVSVSLAELRQTIRELERELANRTLQEEKSWAAGSRGPSYSWAGFVRQAETDLQHLRQEFQGKKEIISEVQAAVSTVQASLAEQSLSVQNLRQGVGEALQEMEALQLTMQAEQTQDQALWPQDRHVSTPAPTPETVLLEMVGQGISALWEKRGGVGRMVRRAQWLGSRLLLLFGVSWTAFYILIVHPALLEGLVPPLLSKGTVWRVRGFFTPFLRLEVDDLLPF, encoded by the exons ATGAAGGACTCCAGGAACTCCCCGGCCAGAGACCA CCACCCGGCCGTCGCGAGCGGAGGGCTCCACACAGTTAGCGTCTCGCTGGCCGAACTAAGGCAGACCATAAGGGAGCTGGAGCGGGAGTTGGCGAACCGGACCCTG CAGGAGGAAAAAAGTTGGGCCGCCGGGAGCCGTGGACCTTCCTACTCCTGGGCCGGCTTCGTCCGCCAGGCAGAG aCGGACCTGCAGCACCTGAGGCAGGAGTTccagggaaagaaggagatcatctcaGAG GTGCAGGCGGCCGTGAGCACGGTCCAGGCCTCTCTAGCCGAACAGTCTCTCAGCGTCCAG aatCTCAGACAAGGCGTCGGGGAGGCGCTGCAGGAGATGGAGGCGCTGCAGCTCACAATGCAAGC AGAACAAACCCAAGACCAGGCCCTGTGGCCTCAAGATCGACACGTGTCAACTCCCGCGCCCACGCCAGAAACCGTCCTCCTGGAAATGGTG GGGCAGGGCATCTCGGCGCtctgggagaagagaggtggagtCGGCCGCATGGTCAG GAGAGCGCAGTGGCTGGGCTCCAGGCTGCTCCTGCTGTTTGGGGTGTCCTGGACGGCCTTCTACATCCTGATCGTGCACCCTGCGCTGTTGGAGGGGCTGGTCCCCCCGCTGCTCAGCAAGGGCACCGTGTGGCGAGTCCGGGGCTTCTTCACACCCTTCTTGCGCCTGGAGGTCGACGACCTCCTGCCGTTTTAG